Proteins from a genomic interval of Sphingopyxis sp. QXT-31:
- the ku gene encoding non-homologous end joining protein Ku: MAARAYWKGQIRLALVSIPVEIYPATKSGAAISFRQIHEPSGKPVKYEKTVPGIGAIDTDDIVKGYETSKGNYVLLDEEEIEAVKLESKRTLELVQFVDAGEIDILYYAKPYYVVPADELAEEAYIVLREALSKSKKVGLGQLSVRGQEQLVGLRPCGRGLVLEVLRYADEVNKAANYFRDVGNAKPDADLLDLAATLIDKKSGKFDASEYHNHYVDALKRVIAKKAKAKGKRVLEDVEEPAPVSRGSNVIDLMAALKASVDGKKKAPAAEEKKPPAKKAAPAKKAPARKRA; encoded by the coding sequence ATGGCCGCACGAGCCTATTGGAAGGGACAGATCCGCCTCGCGCTCGTGTCGATCCCTGTCGAAATCTATCCGGCGACCAAGTCGGGCGCCGCGATCAGCTTCCGCCAGATCCACGAACCGAGCGGCAAGCCGGTCAAATATGAAAAGACCGTGCCCGGCATCGGTGCGATCGACACCGACGATATCGTGAAAGGCTATGAGACCTCGAAGGGCAATTATGTCCTGCTCGACGAAGAGGAGATCGAAGCGGTCAAATTGGAGAGCAAGCGCACGCTCGAACTCGTCCAGTTCGTCGACGCGGGCGAGATCGACATCCTCTATTATGCCAAGCCCTATTATGTCGTCCCCGCCGACGAGCTTGCCGAAGAGGCCTATATCGTGTTGCGCGAGGCCCTCAGCAAATCGAAGAAGGTCGGGCTCGGCCAGCTGTCGGTGCGCGGGCAGGAGCAGCTCGTCGGACTCCGCCCCTGCGGCCGCGGGCTGGTGCTCGAAGTGCTGCGCTACGCCGACGAAGTGAACAAGGCGGCGAACTATTTCCGCGACGTCGGCAACGCAAAACCCGACGCCGACCTTCTCGACCTCGCCGCGACCTTGATCGACAAGAAGTCGGGCAAGTTCGATGCGTCGGAATATCACAACCACTATGTCGATGCGCTCAAGCGCGTGATCGCCAAGAAGGCGAAAGCCAAGGGCAAGCGCGTGCTCGAGGATGTCGAGGAACCCGCGCCCGTGTCGCGCGGCTCGAACGTCATCGACCTGATGGCGGCGCTCAAGGCCTCGGTCGACGGCAAGAAAAAGGCCCCCGCTGCCGAGGAGAAGAAGCCGCCCGCCAAAAAGGCAGCCCCGGCGAAGAAAGCCCCGGCGCGCAAAAGGGCGTGA
- a CDS encoding ShlB/FhaC/HecB family hemolysin secretion/activation protein: MLYSHRFCAAVAGALALATATQAAQPAANPLGDRAPLSPTSDRRAPLPDPKAPPLATGKVELGARPDVTIREIRFVGAGVPANVAKAAQKFIGKPASADNLAKLAAAMTRAYNRSSVALFTLAIPEQNLAGGIVTIASAEGYIAGVTLSGENKGGPAPLIAKMAAPLPGAGALPRRRFERALGNIGDIPGVTVTPSLSLGADPGAVALDLKVDAKRPTIGFGVTTRTSPFVDDGIVEANAKGYSLLRSGDETRINGAAAVNLKSFLYASLAHSTPLGAGGTRAEVSLAALRTRPKGLAVDGDAWSAGAAVSHPVVRGKRRNLTATVRLDWLDSKNALFGSTLAAEKTWTANAALAFRLTEERTSLGARLALAKGLDFAGARVDPAVGEEGFTALDAGVEANQALGKAAVLRLASTGRWTGDRVPAAQRFSVGGASFGRAFDDGLVNGDRGVASFAELAWRPLKQGRFAKSEVYGFADYADVTLLARPLQPRTDFSLGSWGGGVRLSYAERASIGVEVADAWDQPVPGFDQGWRVALSWTLSLRP; the protein is encoded by the coding sequence ATGCTGTATTCGCATCGCTTCTGTGCGGCGGTCGCGGGGGCACTGGCCCTCGCCACCGCCACGCAGGCGGCCCAGCCCGCCGCCAACCCGCTCGGCGACCGTGCGCCGCTGTCGCCGACCAGCGACCGCCGCGCCCCGCTCCCCGATCCCAAGGCGCCGCCGCTCGCTACCGGCAAGGTCGAGCTCGGCGCGCGGCCCGACGTGACGATCCGCGAGATCCGCTTCGTCGGCGCGGGCGTGCCCGCCAATGTCGCCAAGGCGGCGCAGAAATTCATCGGCAAGCCGGCGTCGGCCGACAATCTGGCGAAGCTCGCCGCCGCGATGACCAGAGCCTATAACCGCTCGAGCGTCGCGCTCTTCACCCTCGCCATCCCCGAACAGAATCTCGCGGGCGGCATCGTCACCATCGCCTCGGCCGAGGGCTATATCGCCGGCGTAACGCTGAGCGGCGAGAACAAGGGCGGCCCCGCACCGCTGATCGCCAAAATGGCCGCGCCGCTGCCCGGCGCCGGGGCGCTGCCGCGGCGCCGCTTCGAGCGCGCGCTCGGCAATATCGGCGATATCCCCGGGGTCACCGTCACTCCCAGCCTGTCGCTCGGCGCCGATCCCGGCGCGGTAGCGCTCGACCTCAAGGTCGACGCGAAACGCCCGACGATCGGCTTCGGCGTCACCACGCGCACCAGCCCCTTCGTCGACGACGGCATCGTCGAGGCCAATGCCAAGGGGTACAGCCTGCTGCGCAGCGGCGACGAGACGCGCATCAACGGCGCCGCGGCGGTGAACCTCAAATCCTTTCTCTACGCCTCGCTCGCGCATTCGACCCCGCTCGGCGCCGGCGGCACGCGCGCCGAAGTCTCGCTCGCCGCGCTGCGCACGCGGCCCAAGGGGCTCGCGGTCGACGGCGATGCGTGGAGCGCGGGCGCCGCAGTCAGCCACCCGGTGGTGCGCGGCAAGCGGCGCAACCTCACCGCGACGGTGCGGCTCGACTGGCTCGATTCGAAGAATGCGCTCTTCGGCTCGACCCTCGCCGCCGAAAAGACCTGGACCGCGAACGCCGCGCTCGCCTTTCGCCTGACCGAGGAGCGCACCAGCCTCGGCGCGCGGCTCGCGCTCGCCAAGGGGCTCGACTTCGCCGGCGCGCGCGTCGATCCCGCGGTCGGCGAGGAGGGCTTCACCGCGCTCGACGCGGGGGTCGAGGCCAATCAGGCGCTCGGCAAGGCGGCGGTGCTCCGCCTCGCCTCGACCGGGCGCTGGACCGGCGACCGCGTCCCCGCGGCGCAGCGTTTCAGCGTCGGCGGCGCGAGCTTCGGCCGCGCCTTCGACGACGGGCTGGTCAACGGCGACCGCGGCGTCGCGAGCTTCGCCGAACTCGCCTGGCGCCCGCTCAAACAAGGCCGCTTCGCGAAGAGCGAAGTCTATGGCTTCGCCGATTATGCCGACGTCACCCTGCTCGCGCGGCCGCTGCAACCGCGCACCGATTTCAGCCTCGGCAGCTGGGGCGGCGGGGTTCGCCTGTCCTACGCCGAGCGCGCGAGCATCGGGGTCGAGGTCGCCGACGCGTGGGACCAGCCGGTGCCCGGCTTCGACCAGGGCTGGCGCGTCGCCCTCAGCTGGACGCTGTCGCTCCGCCCCTGA
- the rutA gene encoding pyrimidine utilization protein A: MQVGVFVPINNNGWLISENAPQYMPSFDLNKTIAQSAEKHGLDFLLSMIKLRGFGGKTEFWEYGLESFTLMAGLAAVTEKIKIYATCPTLVIPPAFAARMCNTIDSISHGRFGLNLITGWQRPEYSQMGLWPGDEHFRDRYQMLGEYARILRELWETGRSDFKGTYYQMDDCLVRPKPEGDMKIICAGSSDEGLAFSAQWADYAFCLGKGVNTPTAFAFNNERLAAATAKTGRDVSVFVLVMIIAAETDEEAMAKWKSYNDGVDVAAISWLIDQGAADKHNTTTNVRQLAAPEGAVNINMGTLIGSYESVARMLDEMAEVPNTGGVLLTFDDFIEGVEAFGTRIQPLMKSRR; this comes from the coding sequence ATGCAAGTCGGCGTATTCGTTCCCATCAACAACAATGGCTGGCTGATCAGCGAAAACGCGCCCCAGTATATGCCGAGCTTCGATCTCAACAAAACGATCGCGCAGAGCGCCGAGAAGCATGGGCTCGATTTCCTGCTGTCGATGATCAAGCTGCGCGGGTTCGGGGGGAAGACCGAATTCTGGGAATATGGGCTGGAAAGCTTTACCTTGATGGCCGGGCTCGCCGCGGTGACCGAGAAGATCAAGATCTACGCGACCTGCCCGACGCTGGTGATCCCCCCGGCCTTTGCCGCGCGCATGTGCAACACGATCGACAGCATCAGCCACGGGCGGTTCGGGCTCAATCTGATCACCGGCTGGCAGCGCCCCGAGTACAGCCAGATGGGGTTGTGGCCGGGCGACGAGCATTTCCGCGACCGCTACCAGATGCTGGGTGAATATGCCCGCATCCTGCGCGAATTGTGGGAGACGGGGCGGAGCGATTTCAAGGGCACCTACTATCAGATGGATGACTGCCTCGTCCGGCCCAAGCCCGAGGGCGATATGAAGATCATCTGCGCGGGTTCGTCGGACGAGGGGCTCGCCTTCTCGGCGCAGTGGGCCGACTATGCCTTCTGCCTCGGCAAGGGGGTCAACACCCCGACCGCCTTCGCCTTCAACAACGAACGGCTCGCCGCAGCGACCGCGAAGACCGGGCGCGACGTGTCGGTGTTCGTGCTGGTGATGATCATCGCCGCCGAGACCGACGAAGAGGCGATGGCGAAGTGGAAGAGCTATAACGACGGGGTCGACGTCGCCGCGATCTCGTGGCTGATCGACCAGGGCGCCGCCGACAAGCACAACACGACGACCAACGTCCGCCAGCTCGCCGCGCCCGAGGGGGCGGTGAACATCAATATGGGGACGCTGATCGGCAGCTACGAAAGCGTTGCGCGGATGCTCGACGAAATGGCCGAGGTGCCGAACACCGGCGGCGTGCTCCTCACCTTCGACGATTTCATCGAGGGGGTGGAGGCGTTCGGCACGCGCATCCAGCCCCTGATGAAAAGCCGCCGCTGA
- a CDS encoding TonB-dependent receptor encodes MTKFRTRTAIGLAAGTAMLAIAAPAMAQDDSGNSDILVTAQRNNQTKVTGGGNVGIFGTKLAEDIPFNIRSYNEALILNQQPDSLGEVLENDPTIRTALGFGIAGEVFVIRGFDLSSDDVGFDGLYGITPRQIVAPELVSSVQVINGASAFLNGAAPGGSGIGGSVNILPKKAERNMVRATLGYTSASHFSGAVDVARRFGADRQWGLRLNASARRGDIAIDDEFHASYVLGAVLDYDNGPLRAALSLNYQRFNQRYWRGQVGIGAVVPRVPEADTNYSQPWSQILTKDYFGTFSLEYDLSDAAMLYAKVGARDGREDQTTASITVSNAVTGAATGAGSYVPREDNNESATSGIRIKLEGGGVSHEINAGVAVNWQLNRNAFDFGAGYATNLYDPVVVPAPAPGGFVGGDLDDVFPIGRSRLSSVFVSNTLGFWDDRILLTGGLRLQEIKTTSYSYADGSRTGGYKESAATPVFGLVVKPVEGVSLYANRIEGLVAGATAPAGYDHDNDPDTLPLPVVNAGAALPPVKSKQYEVGGKLNFGGFNAGIALFRIDKPNSFVDPVTIVFGNYGTQRNKGVEVTLDGEPVDGLRIISGLTILDAKLRRTAGGVDEGNDVVGVPELLANANVEWDLPFLPQLTLVGRVVHTGKQAVNSANTLELDSWTRFDLGARYVALLGETPLTLRFNVDNVADKRYWASAYNAFSAFGARLLQGGPRTFKASASIEF; translated from the coding sequence ATGACCAAGTTCCGAACCCGCACCGCTATCGGCCTCGCCGCCGGCACCGCGATGCTCGCGATCGCCGCCCCCGCCATGGCGCAGGACGATTCCGGCAACAGCGACATCCTCGTCACCGCACAGCGCAACAACCAGACCAAGGTCACCGGCGGCGGTAACGTCGGCATCTTCGGCACCAAGCTCGCCGAGGACATCCCGTTCAACATCCGCAGCTATAATGAGGCGCTGATCCTCAACCAGCAGCCCGACTCGCTCGGCGAGGTGCTCGAGAACGACCCGACGATCCGCACCGCGCTGGGCTTCGGCATCGCGGGCGAGGTCTTCGTCATTCGCGGCTTCGACCTCTCGTCGGACGACGTCGGGTTCGACGGCCTCTACGGCATCACCCCGCGCCAGATCGTCGCGCCCGAACTCGTCTCGTCGGTGCAGGTGATCAACGGCGCCAGCGCCTTCCTCAACGGCGCCGCGCCGGGCGGCAGCGGCATCGGCGGCAGCGTCAACATCCTCCCCAAAAAGGCCGAGCGCAACATGGTCCGCGCGACGCTCGGCTATACCTCGGCGTCGCATTTCTCGGGCGCGGTCGACGTCGCGCGCCGCTTCGGCGCCGACAGGCAGTGGGGCCTCCGCCTCAATGCCTCGGCGCGCCGCGGCGACATCGCGATCGACGACGAATTCCACGCGAGCTACGTGCTCGGCGCGGTGCTCGATTACGACAATGGCCCGCTGCGCGCCGCGCTCAGCCTCAACTACCAGCGCTTCAACCAGCGCTATTGGCGCGGTCAGGTCGGCATCGGCGCGGTCGTCCCGCGCGTGCCCGAAGCCGACACCAATTATTCGCAGCCGTGGAGCCAAATCCTGACCAAGGATTATTTCGGCACCTTCAGCCTCGAATATGACCTCTCCGACGCCGCGATGCTCTATGCGAAGGTCGGCGCGCGCGACGGGCGGGAGGATCAGACCACCGCGAGCATCACGGTCAGCAACGCGGTGACCGGCGCCGCCACCGGCGCGGGCTCCTACGTCCCGCGCGAGGACAACAACGAATCCGCCACCTCGGGCATCCGCATCAAGCTCGAAGGCGGCGGGGTCAGCCACGAGATCAACGCCGGCGTCGCGGTCAACTGGCAGCTCAACCGCAACGCCTTCGACTTCGGGGCCGGCTACGCGACCAACCTCTATGATCCGGTCGTCGTGCCCGCGCCGGCGCCCGGCGGCTTCGTGGGCGGCGACCTCGACGATGTCTTCCCCATTGGTCGCAGCCGCCTGTCGAGCGTCTTCGTCTCGAACACGCTCGGCTTCTGGGACGACCGCATCCTGCTCACCGGCGGCCTCCGCCTGCAGGAGATCAAGACGACCTCGTACAGCTATGCCGATGGCTCGCGCACCGGCGGCTACAAGGAATCGGCAGCCACCCCGGTCTTCGGCCTCGTCGTCAAGCCGGTCGAGGGCGTGTCGCTGTACGCCAACCGCATCGAGGGCCTGGTCGCGGGCGCAACCGCGCCGGCCGGCTACGACCATGACAATGATCCGGACACCCTGCCGCTGCCCGTCGTCAACGCCGGCGCGGCGCTGCCACCGGTCAAGTCGAAGCAGTACGAGGTCGGCGGCAAACTGAACTTCGGCGGTTTCAACGCCGGCATCGCGCTGTTCCGCATCGACAAGCCGAACAGCTTCGTCGACCCGGTCACCATCGTCTTCGGCAATTACGGCACCCAGCGGAACAAGGGCGTCGAGGTCACGCTCGACGGCGAACCCGTCGATGGCCTGCGCATCATCAGCGGCCTCACCATCCTCGACGCCAAGCTGCGCCGTACCGCGGGCGGGGTGGACGAAGGCAATGACGTCGTCGGCGTCCCCGAACTGCTCGCCAACGCCAATGTCGAATGGGACCTTCCCTTCCTGCCCCAACTCACGCTCGTCGGCCGCGTCGTCCACACCGGCAAGCAGGCGGTGAACTCCGCGAACACGCTCGAACTGGACAGCTGGACGCGCTTCGACCTCGGCGCGCGTTACGTCGCGCTCCTCGGCGAGACCCCGCTGACGCTGCGCTTCAACGTCGATAATGTCGCCGACAAGCGTTACTGGGCGAGCGCGTACAACGCGTTCAGCGCGTTCGGCGCACGCCTGCTCCAGGGCGGCCCGCGCACCTTCAAGGCCTCGGCGTCGATCGAATTCTGA
- a CDS encoding hemerythrin domain-containing protein yields MQRLRAEHAALDTLSRFLMALVAEPDPPRATELASVRGMFRDTLVRHLKCEDWALYPRLKASGDTELARLAQDFIFEMGHIADEFIAYDARWPAERVADDWASFCAETEAVLDAIAMRIEREERELYPVAELYDEPARRRAARH; encoded by the coding sequence ATGCAGCGATTGCGCGCCGAACATGCGGCGCTCGACACGCTGTCGCGCTTCCTGATGGCGCTCGTCGCCGAGCCCGATCCCCCGCGCGCGACCGAACTCGCCTCGGTGCGCGGCATGTTCCGCGACACGCTGGTGCGGCACCTGAAATGCGAGGATTGGGCACTATATCCCAGGCTGAAAGCCAGCGGCGATACCGAACTCGCGCGGCTGGCGCAGGATTTCATCTTCGAGATGGGGCATATCGCCGACGAGTTCATTGCCTATGACGCGCGCTGGCCGGCCGAGCGTGTCGCGGACGACTGGGCGAGCTTCTGCGCCGAGACCGAAGCGGTGCTCGACGCGATCGCGATGCGCATCGAGCGCGAGGAACGCGAGCTATATCCGGTGGCCGAACTTTACGACGAGCCCGCGCGCCGTCGCGCCGCGCGGCACTGA
- a CDS encoding PepSY-associated TM helix domain-containing protein, whose protein sequence is MQRSTIRTWFLIHKWTSIVCTAFLLMLCLTGLPLIFHDEIDALTEETPAYGMPGVGSSGEAPGLRPLDEMLAKALAARPGEVPVFMAFDNDQPSMTITTAPRPDSPASDMTIQLLDRSTGEKTGAVDEDGVMHFILQLHTDMFLGLPGMLFLGLMGLFFVIAIVSGVVLYAPFMRKLDFGTLRTSRSTRLKWLDYHNLLGIVALAWMTVVGATGVINALATPIFQYWQRTELAEMTKAYAGDDAVTPDRYGSIDAAMAAARESMTGYNPQFIAFPGGGFSSQHHYAIFFQGGTPLTERLLTSALVDAETGTFTDARPMPWYTKMLALSQPLHFGDYGGLPLKILWAILTLFTTIILGSGLYLWLGKRRSGTDALVREVESGGTIVPAE, encoded by the coding sequence ATGCAACGATCGACCATCCGAACGTGGTTCCTGATCCACAAATGGACGAGCATCGTCTGCACCGCCTTCCTGCTGATGCTGTGCCTTACCGGCCTGCCTCTGATCTTCCACGACGAGATCGACGCGCTGACCGAGGAGACGCCCGCCTATGGCATGCCCGGCGTCGGATCGTCGGGCGAGGCGCCGGGGCTTCGCCCGCTTGACGAGATGCTCGCGAAGGCACTCGCGGCGCGCCCTGGCGAGGTGCCGGTGTTCATGGCGTTCGACAACGACCAGCCGTCGATGACGATCACCACCGCACCGCGGCCGGATTCGCCCGCCAGCGACATGACGATCCAGCTTCTCGACCGCTCGACCGGCGAAAAGACCGGCGCGGTCGACGAGGATGGCGTGATGCACTTCATCCTCCAGCTCCACACCGACATGTTCCTCGGTCTGCCCGGCATGCTCTTCCTGGGGCTGATGGGGCTGTTCTTCGTGATCGCGATCGTCTCGGGCGTCGTGCTCTACGCGCCCTTTATGCGGAAGCTCGATTTCGGCACGCTGCGCACCTCGCGCAGTACGCGCCTCAAATGGCTCGACTATCACAACCTGCTCGGCATCGTTGCGCTCGCGTGGATGACCGTCGTTGGCGCGACCGGGGTGATCAACGCGCTCGCGACCCCGATCTTCCAATATTGGCAGCGTACCGAGCTCGCTGAAATGACCAAGGCCTATGCCGGCGACGACGCAGTCACCCCCGACCGCTACGGCTCGATCGACGCGGCGATGGCCGCCGCCCGCGAATCGATGACCGGCTATAATCCGCAATTCATCGCTTTCCCTGGCGGCGGTTTCAGCAGCCAGCATCATTATGCCATCTTCTTCCAAGGCGGCACGCCGCTCACCGAACGGCTGCTTACTTCGGCGCTTGTCGACGCCGAAACGGGCACCTTCACCGACGCGCGACCGATGCCCTGGTATACGAAGATGCTCGCGCTGTCGCAGCCGCTGCATTTCGGCGATTACGGCGGCCTGCCACTGAAAATCCTGTGGGCAATCCTCACCCTCTTTACGACGATCATACTCGGCTCCGGGCTCTATCTGTGGCTCGGCAAGCGCCGCAGCGGCACCGACGCGCTCGTCCGCGAGGTCGAGAGCGGCGGCACGATCGTGCCCGCCGAATGA
- the rutC gene encoding pyrimidine utilization protein C has protein sequence MAFEPINPPQFPTPIAPYSAGAKAGDMVYVSGVLALGEGGVVLHVGDAAAQTRHILDVIKITLEAAGATLEDVAMNHIFLKDFADYAAFNAVYAEYFPGAKPARYCIKAELVKADCLVEIASVAHIG, from the coding sequence ATGGCCTTCGAACCGATCAATCCGCCCCAATTCCCGACCCCGATCGCGCCCTATTCGGCGGGGGCGAAGGCCGGAGATATGGTCTATGTTTCGGGGGTGCTGGCGCTCGGGGAGGGCGGGGTGGTGCTGCACGTCGGCGACGCGGCGGCGCAGACGCGGCATATCCTCGACGTCATCAAGATCACGCTCGAGGCGGCGGGGGCGACGCTCGAGGACGTTGCGATGAACCATATCTTTCTCAAGGATTTCGCCGATTATGCGGCGTTTAATGCCGTCTATGCCGAATATTTCCCGGGCGCGAAGCCGGCGCGCTATTGCATCAAGGCCGAGCTGGTGAAGGCGGACTGCCTGGTCGAGATCGCTTCGGTCGCGCATATCGGCTGA
- the rutD gene encoding pyrimidine utilization protein D, with amino-acid sequence MPEAGGLYYEWHGDAKAPPLILSAGLGGSGSYWQPNLDALAEHFRILLYDHRGTGRSDRALQQTHARDEGMTFDVKELMDGLGIVSAHFMGHAAGAMIGLSLALEWPERVRKLVAINGWARPDPHFSRCFDARLALLRSEGPGAYISAQPIFLYPADWSSRHNARLNEEAVHMVDHFPAVDVMERRIGALRRWDIDDRCQHIEAPTLVLAAADDMLVPPLCSQRLAERLPNAKLAMMPWGGHACNVTDPETFNRVVLDFLRR; translated from the coding sequence ATGCCGGAAGCGGGGGGCCTTTATTACGAGTGGCATGGCGATGCGAAGGCGCCGCCGCTGATCCTGTCCGCCGGTCTCGGTGGATCGGGCTCCTACTGGCAGCCGAACCTCGACGCGCTGGCCGAACATTTCCGGATCCTGCTGTACGATCATCGCGGTACCGGACGGAGCGATCGCGCGCTCCAGCAAACGCATGCTCGCGACGAGGGGATGACCTTCGACGTCAAAGAACTGATGGACGGCCTGGGTATCGTCAGCGCCCATTTCATGGGCCACGCCGCGGGGGCCATGATCGGACTGTCGCTGGCGCTCGAATGGCCCGAACGCGTGCGGAAGCTGGTGGCGATCAACGGATGGGCGAGGCCCGATCCCCATTTTTCGCGCTGCTTCGATGCCCGGCTGGCGCTGTTGCGGAGCGAGGGGCCGGGCGCTTATATCAGCGCACAGCCGATCTTCCTCTATCCAGCCGACTGGAGCTCGCGTCACAATGCTCGCCTCAACGAAGAGGCGGTCCATATGGTCGATCATTTTCCGGCCGTCGACGTGATGGAACGGCGCATTGGCGCGCTTCGCCGATGGGACATCGATGATCGCTGCCAGCATATCGAGGCGCCGACCTTGGTTCTCGCAGCCGCCGACGACATGCTCGTGCCGCCGCTCTGTTCGCAGCGGCTGGCCGAGCGTCTTCCCAATGCCAAGCTCGCCATGATGCCGTGGGGCGGCCATGCCTGCAACGTCACCGACCCCGAAACCTTCAACCGCGTCGTCCTCGATTTCCTCAGGAGATAA
- the rutB gene encoding pyrimidine utilization protein B, protein MTTAVDTAPKGRPGVTLPARPEPLIVDPASTAVVVIDMQNAYASKGGYVDLAGFDISGAAGVIGRIAQVLEVARGAGMPVIYLQNGWDADYVEAGGPGSPNWHKSNALKTMRARPELSGQLLARGGWDYALVEELAPQPGDISLHKTRYSAFFNSQLDSTLRSRGIRTIVFVGIASNVCVESTLRDAFHLEYFSVMIEDATHHLGPDYVRDATVYNVEKFFGWVSNVADFCGSIGQRPQED, encoded by the coding sequence ATGACGACGGCGGTCGACACCGCACCCAAGGGACGCCCCGGTGTGACCTTGCCCGCGCGCCCCGAGCCGCTAATCGTCGATCCGGCGAGCACCGCGGTCGTGGTGATCGACATGCAGAATGCCTATGCGTCGAAGGGCGGTTACGTCGACCTCGCCGGCTTCGACATTTCGGGCGCCGCGGGCGTCATCGGGCGGATCGCGCAGGTGCTGGAGGTCGCGCGCGGCGCGGGCATGCCGGTGATCTATCTGCAGAACGGCTGGGACGCCGATTATGTCGAGGCGGGTGGGCCGGGCTCACCCAATTGGCACAAGTCGAACGCGCTCAAGACGATGCGCGCGCGGCCCGAACTTTCGGGGCAATTGCTGGCGCGCGGCGGCTGGGATTATGCGCTGGTCGAGGAACTGGCGCCGCAGCCGGGCGACATAAGTCTACACAAGACGCGCTATTCGGCTTTCTTCAACTCGCAGCTCGACAGCACGCTCCGTTCGCGCGGCATCCGCACGATCGTCTTCGTCGGCATCGCGAGCAATGTCTGCGTCGAATCGACGCTGCGCGATGCCTTCCACCTCGAATATTTTTCGGTGATGATCGAGGATGCGACGCACCACCTCGGCCCCGATTATGTGCGCGATGCGACGGTCTACAACGTCGAGAAATTCTTTGGCTGGGTGAGCAATGTCGCCGATTTCTGCGGCAGCATCGGCCAGCGGCCGCAAGAGGATTGA